From Microcystis aeruginosa NIES-2549, a single genomic window includes:
- the surE gene encoding 5'/3'-nucleotidase SurE, with protein sequence MTSDRSLKLLISNDDGISALGVRTLANTLAAAGHQVTVVCPDGERSATGHGLTLHHPIRAEQVEGIFHPEVIAWSCSGTPADSVKFALSAVLKERPDLVLAGINHGSNLGTDILYSGTVSAAMEGLIEGIPSIAVSLASFKACDFQPAADFALTLVRKVTLNPFPVPTLLNVNVPPVSSGEIKGVKITRQGLRRYEETFEKRLDPRGKSYYWLIGEVVEDIEQPDYSHLPPEVPTDVRAIGENFITITPLQYNLTDVQGFQHLHRNSWLD encoded by the coding sequence ATGACTAGCGATCGCTCTTTAAAATTACTTATCAGTAACGATGACGGTATTTCCGCGCTAGGAGTCCGCACCCTTGCCAACACCCTCGCTGCCGCCGGTCATCAAGTCACCGTAGTTTGTCCCGACGGCGAGCGCTCTGCCACCGGTCATGGCTTAACCTTACACCATCCCATCCGGGCCGAACAGGTGGAAGGAATTTTTCATCCCGAGGTGATTGCCTGGTCCTGCTCGGGAACTCCCGCCGATTCGGTAAAATTTGCCCTTAGTGCCGTCCTCAAAGAGCGTCCCGATTTAGTTTTAGCCGGCATTAACCACGGGTCTAATCTCGGCACTGATATCCTCTATTCTGGCACGGTTTCCGCGGCCATGGAGGGATTAATCGAAGGTATTCCCAGTATTGCTGTTAGTCTGGCCAGTTTTAAAGCTTGTGATTTCCAACCGGCTGCGGATTTTGCCCTCACGTTAGTCAGGAAAGTTACCCTTAACCCTTTTCCTGTTCCCACTTTACTCAATGTCAACGTCCCTCCGGTTAGTAGTGGCGAAATCAAGGGAGTGAAAATCACTAGGCAGGGATTGCGACGCTACGAGGAAACCTTCGAGAAAAGACTGGACCCCAGGGGTAAAAGTTATTACTGGTTAATTGGGGAAGTGGTGGAAGATATCGAACAACCGGACTACAGCCATTTACCCCCGGAAGTGCCTACGGATGTACGCGCTATTGGCGAGAATTTTATCACCATCACGCCCCTACAATACAATTTAACTGATGTACAGGGTTTTCAACATTTGCACCGGAATTCTTGGCTTGATTGA
- a CDS encoding DUF3727 domain-containing protein: protein MSPQFNFQENELEEADVITLWDEQGRSLDCYIENAYETDDLTYMLLVPVDTPVMILAWDEESEEEESDAFLIEDSEEIERVFADAKAVLAELDLLLKPTAHTLTVSGELPPLEEDNVLSLEIDSDAPSSSSEPEELQFLASFFSEDQKYSIYSPLAPLLFLAVGDAEGKVELVSPDDDGMGPILEELLFDELD from the coding sequence ATGTCCCCTCAATTTAATTTTCAAGAAAACGAACTCGAAGAAGCGGATGTCATAACCCTCTGGGATGAGCAAGGTCGATCACTAGACTGTTATATTGAGAATGCCTATGAAACCGATGACCTTACCTATATGCTTCTTGTCCCCGTGGATACCCCGGTGATGATTCTAGCTTGGGACGAGGAATCGGAGGAAGAAGAATCTGATGCCTTCTTAATCGAAGATAGCGAGGAAATCGAGCGGGTTTTTGCCGATGCTAAGGCAGTTTTAGCAGAATTAGACCTATTGCTCAAACCCACTGCTCACACTTTAACCGTTAGTGGTGAATTGCCTCCCCTGGAAGAAGATAATGTTCTCAGTTTAGAAATCGATAGCGATGCTCCTTCCTCGTCATCAGAGCCGGAAGAATTGCAATTTCTCGCCAGTTTCTTTTCCGAAGACCAAAAATACTCGATTTACAGTCCCCTTGCTCCTTTGTTATTCTTAGCTGTCGGTGATGCGGAAGGGAAGGTTGAATTAGTTTCCCCCGATGATGACGGTATGGGACCAATTCTAGAGGAACTTTTGTTTGATGAACTCGATTAA
- a CDS encoding metal ABC transporter permease: MLEALQFDFMRHAIAAGILVSIACGIVGTLVVVNRVVFISGGIAHAAYGGIGIGYFFGINPLVGAIFFTFFSALGMGFLQRRIRERADTLIGVMWAIGMAIGVIFIDLTPGYKADLMSYLFGSILTVPRDDLWIMAGIDILIITLVSIFYKELLAISFDETFAIIRNIPVEIIYLGLMGITALTIVAVMQVVGLIMVIALLTIPAAISGQFVKNMKAMMLLAIILGIVFTLVGLWLSYSLNLTSGATIILVAGLGYLISLAWKPFILTITRKIANL, encoded by the coding sequence ATGCTAGAGGCTTTACAATTTGATTTTATGCGCCATGCGATTGCCGCAGGAATATTAGTTAGTATTGCCTGTGGGATTGTGGGTACTTTGGTAGTAGTTAATCGCGTGGTTTTTATCAGTGGGGGAATCGCTCATGCTGCCTATGGAGGGATAGGAATCGGTTATTTTTTTGGTATTAATCCTCTGGTGGGGGCGATATTTTTTACCTTTTTTTCGGCTTTAGGCATGGGGTTTTTACAGCGTCGCATCCGCGAGAGAGCCGATACTTTAATCGGGGTGATGTGGGCGATTGGTATGGCGATTGGGGTAATTTTTATTGATTTAACCCCCGGGTATAAAGCTGATTTAATGAGTTATCTTTTTGGTAGTATTTTAACTGTACCGAGGGATGATTTATGGATAATGGCGGGCATAGATATATTAATTATAACCTTAGTTAGTATCTTTTATAAGGAGTTGTTAGCCATATCTTTTGATGAAACTTTTGCGATTATTCGTAATATTCCCGTGGAGATAATTTATTTAGGTTTAATGGGAATAACCGCTTTAACTATTGTGGCAGTAATGCAGGTGGTGGGATTAATTATGGTAATTGCTTTGTTAACTATTCCTGCGGCTATCAGTGGACAATTTGTTAAAAATATGAAGGCAATGATGCTCCTAGCGATTATCTTAGGAATTGTCTTTACTTTGGTTGGTTTATGGTTATCCTATAGTTTAAATCTCACCTCGGGGGCGACAATTATTTTAGTGGCAGGATTGGGTTATTTAATCAGTCTTGCTTGGAAACCTTTCATCCTCACTATCACCAGAAAAATAGCTAATCTTTAA
- the trxB gene encoding thioredoxin-disulfide reductase produces the protein MTVENLVIIGSGPAGYTAAIYAARANLKPLMFEGFQAGGIPGGQLMTTTEVENFPGFPEGITGPKLMERMKEQAERWGTQCYTEDVISVDLSQRPFTIRSTDREVKANSIIIATGATAKRLGLPSEAQFWSNGISACAICDGATPIFREENLAVIGGGDSAAEEAVYLTKYGSHVHLLIRGEAMRASKAMQDRVLNNPKVTVHFHTQALDVFGTGSKMAGLRIKNSQTGEISELAVRGLFYAIGHTPNTSLFQGQLELDEVGYVKVKPGTVATSVEGVFAAGDVQDHEYRQAITAAGTGCMAALLAERWLSEHNLIQEYRQSATSEHYETKTVSETPADTEETFDIHKTRHVGGYALRKLFHDGDRLLMVKYVSPTCGPCKTLKPILDKVVDEYDGKIYFVEIDIEADPEIAKMGQVTGTPTVQFFKDRELVKEMRGVKQKSDFRQVIESYQ, from the coding sequence ATGACTGTCGAGAATTTAGTCATTATTGGTTCGGGACCGGCGGGATATACGGCGGCGATTTATGCGGCGCGTGCGAACTTAAAACCCTTGATGTTCGAGGGTTTCCAAGCGGGAGGCATTCCGGGGGGACAATTGATGACCACCACAGAAGTAGAAAATTTCCCCGGTTTTCCCGAAGGAATCACCGGTCCGAAGCTAATGGAAAGAATGAAGGAACAGGCCGAAAGATGGGGGACCCAATGCTATACCGAAGATGTTATCTCGGTGGATTTAAGTCAGCGTCCTTTTACCATTCGTTCCACGGACCGGGAAGTTAAGGCCAATAGTATTATTATCGCCACAGGAGCCACTGCCAAACGCTTAGGATTACCCAGCGAGGCCCAATTCTGGAGTAACGGCATTTCCGCTTGTGCTATCTGTGACGGTGCTACACCGATATTTAGAGAGGAAAACCTGGCCGTCATTGGTGGCGGTGACTCCGCAGCCGAAGAAGCCGTATATTTAACTAAATACGGCTCTCACGTCCATTTATTAATTCGCGGGGAAGCGATGCGTGCCTCGAAAGCAATGCAGGACCGGGTGTTAAATAATCCGAAAGTTACTGTTCATTTTCACACCCAAGCACTGGATGTATTCGGTACAGGCAGTAAAATGGCAGGACTACGCATTAAAAACTCGCAAACGGGAGAAATCAGCGAATTAGCCGTTAGAGGGTTATTTTATGCCATCGGTCACACTCCCAATACTTCCCTATTCCAAGGACAACTAGAATTAGACGAGGTGGGTTATGTGAAAGTCAAACCGGGGACTGTTGCTACCAGCGTCGAGGGGGTTTTTGCCGCCGGAGATGTGCAGGACCACGAATACCGTCAGGCCATCACTGCCGCAGGTACGGGGTGTATGGCGGCGTTATTGGCAGAAAGATGGTTATCGGAGCATAATTTAATCCAAGAATACCGTCAATCAGCCACTTCTGAACATTACGAGACGAAAACCGTTAGCGAAACCCCGGCCGATACGGAGGAAACTTTTGATATTCACAAAACCCGTCACGTTGGGGGTTATGCTTTGCGGAAATTATTCCACGACGGCGATCGCTTGTTAATGGTAAAATATGTTTCTCCCACCTGTGGCCCCTGTAAAACCCTGAAACCGATTTTAGATAAAGTGGTCGATGAGTACGATGGCAAAATTTATTTTGTGGAAATTGACATCGAAGCTGACCCAGAAATTGCCAAAATGGGTCAAGTAACTGGAACTCCCACGGTACAATTCTTTAAGGACCGGGAATTAGTCAAGGAAATGCGCGGAGTCAAACAAAAAAGCGATTTTCGTCAAGTAATTGAAAGTTATCAATAA
- a CDS encoding HAD family hydrolase, with the protein MSQSPRILALDFDGVLCDGMIEYFQISKRTYETLWPEIIPEDFFPRFSQLRPVIETGWEMPLLLRSLVLGIPDEEALNNWPSIAQNLLERDKIAKKVLSNALDGLRDQWIESDLESWLALHQFYQPAIDRLASLLDSDFLVYIITTKESRFVKQLLQKVAINFPAARLIGKEIKQPKYLTIQQILADLPESPANLWFVEDRLDALELVQQQADLNDVGLYLADWGYNTAQMRQKVAQDTRIKLLSLSQFAADFTHW; encoded by the coding sequence ATGAGTCAATCCCCCCGTATTCTAGCACTGGATTTTGATGGTGTTCTTTGTGATGGCATGATCGAGTATTTTCAGATTAGCAAACGCACCTATGAAACCCTTTGGCCGGAAATAATTCCCGAGGATTTTTTCCCGAGGTTTTCGCAACTTCGTCCCGTTATCGAAACCGGTTGGGAAATGCCTTTACTGTTGCGATCGCTCGTTCTCGGTATTCCTGACGAGGAAGCTTTAAATAATTGGCCGTCAATTGCTCAAAATCTGCTAGAAAGGGATAAAATAGCGAAAAAAGTTCTCTCAAATGCTCTCGATGGTCTTAGGGATCAATGGATTGAGTCGGATCTAGAGTCTTGGTTAGCCTTACATCAATTTTATCAACCCGCGATTGATCGCCTGGCCTCTCTTTTAGACTCGGATTTTTTGGTTTATATCATCACTACAAAAGAAAGTCGTTTTGTCAAGCAATTGTTACAAAAAGTAGCAATTAATTTTCCGGCAGCGAGATTAATTGGCAAGGAAATTAAACAGCCGAAATACCTGACTATTCAGCAAATACTGGCTGATTTACCAGAATCTCCCGCTAATTTGTGGTTTGTCGAGGATCGTCTCGATGCTTTGGAATTAGTGCAGCAACAAGCAGATTTAAACGACGTGGGCTTATATTTAGCCGATTGGGGCTATAATACCGCCCAAATGCGCCAAAAAGTCGCTCAAGATACCCGTATTAAACTGTTATCCCTATCTCAATTTGCGGCAGACTTCACCCACTGGTAA
- a CDS encoding Uma2 family endonuclease — protein sequence MVSQLDKTNVTEIIYPDSDSQPMADNTLQFRWITTIKTNLDWLFREQSDVFVAGDLLWYPVENDNKLRQAPDIMVVFGRPKGERGSYRQWLENNISPQVVFEILSPGNTLTEMAKKQLFYDRYGVEEYYLYDPHKNDASGWIRGENQLEILETLDNWVSPRLGIRFQLGEPEMLLFYPDGQAFTSYNEEKQRAEAEKQRAERLAKKLRELGINPDQI from the coding sequence ATGGTTTCACAACTAGATAAAACTAACGTTACTGAAATTATCTACCCCGATAGCGATAGTCAACCCATGGCCGATAATACCTTGCAATTTCGTTGGATCACAACAATTAAAACTAATTTAGACTGGCTATTTCGCGAGCAGTCTGATGTCTTTGTTGCGGGGGATTTACTTTGGTATCCCGTGGAAAATGATAATAAACTGCGTCAAGCGCCAGATATCATGGTGGTTTTTGGGAGACCAAAAGGGGAAAGAGGTTCCTATCGACAATGGCTAGAAAATAACATTAGTCCCCAGGTGGTTTTTGAAATCCTCTCTCCGGGTAACACCCTCACGGAAATGGCCAAAAAACAGCTATTTTATGACCGTTATGGGGTCGAGGAGTATTATCTTTATGATCCCCATAAAAACGATGCCAGTGGTTGGATAAGAGGCGAAAATCAGCTAGAAATTCTGGAAACTCTCGATAATTGGGTTAGTCCCCGTTTAGGTATTCGTTTTCAGTTGGGGGAACCAGAAATGTTGCTTTTTTATCCCGATGGACAAGCTTTCACCAGCTATAACGAGGAAAAACAACGAGCAGAGGCTGAAAAACAACGAGCGGAAAGATTAGCCAAGAAACTGCGGGAATTGGGCATTAATCCTGACCAAATCTGA
- a CDS encoding ABC transporter ATP-binding protein produces the protein MYSVSDDSKTMTNTSRQTVLEALNLQKTYRTGFWLNKKIESLKNCTLIVHEGETFGLLGPNGAGKTTLLKTLLGIVRPTSGRALILGQPIGDRSVRQRIGYLPENAYYYDYLTGWEFLQLIGGIFKIPSSVQKKRIPELLDLVGLDRKTAQKKQLRQYSKGMMQRIGIAQALINDPELVFLDEPMSGLDPIGRYQVREIIQSLKQRGKTIFFNSHILSDVEQICDRIALLARGELLCVGSLDQILGRADVYQVIVQGGREEQLQQWLLGLHWRDNCWHGQLQGEPDAFLAALSSMDARLISLNLARASLEEFFIDQLRQRGITSSQ, from the coding sequence ATGTATTCTGTCTCAGATGACTCCAAAACAATGACGAATACCAGCCGTCAAACTGTGCTAGAGGCGTTAAACTTACAAAAAACTTATCGGACGGGATTCTGGTTAAATAAAAAAATCGAATCCTTGAAAAACTGTACTTTAATTGTCCATGAGGGGGAAACCTTTGGATTATTAGGCCCGAACGGTGCAGGCAAAACCACGCTCTTAAAAACCCTTTTGGGGATTGTCCGACCCACTTCCGGACGGGCCTTGATTCTCGGTCAGCCAATTGGCGATCGCTCGGTCAGGCAACGCATCGGCTATCTTCCCGAAAATGCCTACTACTACGACTATCTCACCGGCTGGGAATTCCTACAATTAATCGGCGGCATTTTTAAGATTCCCTCTTCTGTGCAGAAAAAACGCATTCCTGAATTATTGGATTTAGTGGGATTAGACCGCAAAACTGCCCAGAAAAAACAATTGCGTCAATATTCTAAGGGGATGATGCAACGGATCGGTATAGCTCAAGCATTAATCAATGATCCAGAATTAGTCTTTCTCGATGAACCGATGTCGGGACTAGACCCTATCGGTCGCTATCAGGTGCGAGAAATTATTCAATCTCTCAAACAACGGGGGAAAACTATCTTTTTTAACTCTCATATTCTCTCCGATGTGGAACAAATTTGCGATCGCATTGCTCTGTTGGCCCGGGGAGAATTACTCTGTGTCGGTTCCCTCGACCAAATTCTCGGTCGTGCTGATGTCTATCAGGTGATTGTTCAAGGTGGTAGGGAGGAGCAACTACAGCAATGGCTCCTCGGTTTGCATTGGCGCGATAATTGTTGGCACGGACAATTACAGGGAGAACCCGATGCTTTTCTGGCTGCCCTGTCTAGTATGGATGCTCGCTTGATTAGTCTTAATTTAGCTCGTGCTTCCCTGGAAGAATTTTTTATCGACCAATTACGTCAGCGCGGTATTACCTCTAGTCAATAG
- the dacB gene encoding D-alanyl-D-alanine carboxypeptidase/D-alanyl-D-alanine-endopeptidase gives MKQLLTCLNSLTVASVATIALAYPSIAQVNLSVYPAPSSSNESIELYVPPPENNNIDNTCTQLIGANIDKIISQAPNQWGILIESLDRQTVIYSHNADRYFIPASNTKLFTTAAALQVMNPETTIQKKSLRDWVNITNQRSNNFYADTLFRFIGGAKNVTAILAQLGINPSGFRLADGSGLSRQNTATPRSIVEILRVMYYSPNRDTFYASLPVAGISGTLRNRMRQTAATGTVYAKTGTLTGVRALSGYLENPNQGPMLFSIIVNNQRVSGQALVKAIDTIVLQMTESRSCQAQ, from the coding sequence ATGAAACAACTCCTCACTTGCCTTAATTCCCTGACAGTGGCCAGTGTAGCCACTATCGCTTTGGCCTATCCTAGCATCGCTCAAGTTAATCTCTCCGTTTATCCCGCTCCTTCCTCGTCGAACGAATCCATAGAATTATACGTTCCCCCGCCGGAAAACAATAACATCGATAATACCTGTACTCAATTGATTGGGGCAAATATCGATAAAATTATCAGTCAAGCTCCCAATCAGTGGGGTATATTAATCGAATCTCTTGATCGCCAAACAGTTATTTATAGTCATAATGCCGATCGCTATTTTATCCCTGCTTCTAATACAAAGTTATTTACCACGGCTGCCGCTTTACAGGTGATGAACCCGGAAACGACAATTCAGAAAAAATCCCTGCGCGATTGGGTTAATATCACTAATCAGAGAAGTAATAATTTCTACGCTGACACTCTTTTTCGCTTTATCGGCGGTGCTAAAAATGTTACTGCCATCTTGGCACAATTGGGTATCAATCCCAGTGGTTTTCGTTTAGCCGATGGTTCGGGATTATCCCGCCAGAATACCGCTACTCCCCGCTCAATCGTGGAAATTTTGCGGGTGATGTATTATTCTCCTAATCGCGATACTTTCTATGCTTCCTTACCGGTGGCGGGTATTAGTGGCACCCTGAGAAACCGAATGCGCCAGACGGCCGCTACTGGCACAGTTTACGCTAAAACTGGCACTCTTACCGGTGTGCGGGCCCTATCGGGTTATCTAGAAAACCCCAACCAAGGACCGATGTTATTTAGCATTATCGTTAATAATCAACGGGTTTCCGGACAGGCTCTGGTGAAAGCGATCGATACTATTGTTCTACAGATGACCGAATCTCGTTCCTGTCAAGCTCAGTAA
- a CDS encoding DUF6761 family protein, which translates to MLQDTQSIRYYQRLTDDMVDLWHRGSRFDEIRLYVEGYLACLRDSSSIEPYLIHRLEEEIFRFLRDPSNFEYLSPQTQTQTEADYGYY; encoded by the coding sequence ATGCTCCAAGATACCCAATCCATTCGTTACTATCAAAGACTAACCGATGACATGGTGGATCTTTGGCACCGTGGCTCCCGTTTTGATGAGATCCGGCTATATGTAGAAGGCTATTTAGCCTGTTTACGCGATTCTAGTTCCATAGAACCCTATCTAATTCATCGTCTCGAAGAGGAAATATTTCGTTTTCTGCGAGATCCTTCCAATTTTGAATATCTCTCCCCCCAAACCCAAACCCAAACTGAGGCAGATTATGGCTATTATTAA
- a CDS encoding M48 family metallopeptidase, whose product MPTYPDISSQAFKHPLDQQAEQALRSVPGFDLLAKSFSEYLYERPQQILLMGNDLKVGPRQYATLYGIYRQCLRDLDMSPEPNLYVSQNPSANAYSLGSEHPYIVFNTALLDLLDEEEIRVILAHELGHLKCDHSILIQLSFWVMGAANLLGDITLGLGKAITTGLVYAFYEWRRKAELSADRAALLVTDDLNLVLRTLMKCAGGSQKYLHECNLEEFIRQGEAYRQLDQDNLNQIYKFIIYNGGNGSFLTHPFSVERVHYLQEWFNSESYRQIRRGNYAKTGVKSSINVDANDRESERLQRQIAELQAEIERAKRQRNYE is encoded by the coding sequence ATGCCAACTTATCCTGATATCTCCAGTCAAGCTTTTAAACATCCCCTAGATCAGCAGGCTGAACAGGCCTTAAGATCAGTTCCGGGGTTTGACTTATTAGCGAAAAGTTTTTCCGAATATCTCTATGAACGTCCCCAGCAAATTTTATTGATGGGCAATGATCTAAAAGTCGGCCCGCGTCAATACGCCACTTTATACGGCATCTATCGCCAATGTCTGCGGGATTTAGATATGTCCCCAGAACCGAATCTTTATGTCAGTCAAAACCCTTCAGCGAATGCCTATTCTTTGGGTTCAGAACATCCGTATATTGTCTTTAATACTGCCCTTTTAGACCTCTTAGATGAAGAAGAAATTCGAGTAATTCTTGCCCACGAATTAGGTCATTTAAAATGCGATCATAGTATTTTAATTCAACTTTCTTTTTGGGTGATGGGGGCGGCTAATTTGCTTGGAGACATCACCTTAGGACTAGGAAAAGCCATTACTACCGGTCTAGTTTATGCCTTTTATGAATGGCGCAGAAAAGCCGAATTATCCGCAGACAGAGCCGCTTTATTAGTTACCGATGATTTAAATTTAGTCCTGAGAACTTTAATGAAATGTGCAGGAGGAAGTCAAAAATATCTGCATGAATGCAACTTAGAAGAATTTATTCGCCAAGGGGAAGCCTACCGACAATTAGACCAAGATAACTTAAACCAGATTTATAAATTTATCATTTATAATGGCGGTAATGGTTCCTTTTTAACTCATCCTTTTTCCGTAGAAAGAGTGCATTATCTACAGGAATGGTTTAACTCGGAATCCTATCGTCAAATTCGCCGGGGAAACTATGCCAAAACAGGGGTAAAAAGCTCGATTAATGTTGATGCTAATGATAGGGAAAGCGAAAGATTGCAGCGACAAATAGCAGAACTACAAGCAGAAATTGAACGGGCAAAAAGACAAAGAAACTATGAATAA
- a CDS encoding glycosyltransferase — MVIMIIFKVKKLLKKFVFSLQEEGWKPALKKTKRKIIKILTGKSYSEFEEQVIESAKLAEPRPLEIASSDDPLVSIIIPVYNQFAYTFNCLESLSVNLSSDLAYEIIIVNDASSDDTLEQLATLVKGIKVLTNAENSGFIRSCNYGASQAKGQYLYFLNNDTRILENCLESLLKLIINNPQIGAVGSKLIYANGKQQEAGGIIWNSADGWNYGRLDSPDEPEYNYVRPVDYCSGASLLVPTDLFKQLGGFCQDFIPAYYEDTDLCFALRELGYQVLYQPQSNVIHYEGITSGTDLSSGTKQYQVINQTKFREKWSKVLTKHLDNDANNVPKAARRLQGKPTILVIDSYVPLYDRESGCVRLLNILKLLLNLGYSVIFFPDNGYPEQPYTSVLQQMGIEVIYGTAQRYNLEEKLIKYLPLIDGVWLCRPELCDKYMDLIRLKTKVPIIYDTIDLHFLRLKRQKDYLDPSYQNTSWSWETYQKLELNYANQAEATVVVTEDEKQVLSSLGVKNVWVIPNIHEEISLSEKVAFDQRSGLVFIGSYNHPPNIDAVKWLCLEIMPLVWASRPDITVNLLGSNLKDEVKELASDKVIVTGYVPEVEPYFQKSRIFVAPLRFGAGMKGKIGQSLSLGLPTITTKIGAEGMGLIDHQDVLIADTAEEFARAVIELYDNMQLWQKLADNSLETIKRYQPATVQTNLQVLLSNLGIVAKDS, encoded by the coding sequence ATGGTAATAATGATTATTTTTAAAGTTAAAAAACTGCTCAAAAAATTTGTCTTTAGTCTCCAAGAGGAAGGATGGAAACCAGCACTCAAAAAGACGAAACGAAAAATTATTAAAATTCTTACAGGAAAGAGTTATTCTGAATTTGAAGAACAGGTGATCGAAAGTGCTAAATTAGCCGAACCCCGGCCCCTAGAAATTGCCAGTAGTGATGATCCTTTAGTCTCGATTATTATTCCTGTTTATAACCAATTTGCCTACACCTTTAACTGTCTGGAATCCTTGAGTGTTAACCTAAGTTCTGATTTAGCCTATGAAATAATTATCGTTAATGATGCTTCCAGCGATGACACCTTAGAACAATTAGCCACTTTAGTTAAAGGAATTAAAGTATTAACTAATGCAGAAAACTCTGGGTTTATTCGTTCCTGTAATTATGGGGCTAGTCAAGCAAAAGGTCAATACCTATATTTTCTCAATAATGACACTAGAATTCTGGAAAATTGTTTAGAAAGTTTATTAAAATTAATTATCAATAATCCCCAAATTGGTGCGGTGGGTTCTAAATTAATTTATGCTAATGGTAAACAACAAGAAGCGGGGGGAATTATCTGGAATTCTGCCGATGGTTGGAATTATGGACGCTTAGATAGTCCCGATGAACCAGAATATAATTATGTGCGTCCCGTGGACTATTGTTCGGGGGCCAGTTTATTAGTTCCTACGGATTTATTTAAACAATTGGGTGGTTTTTGTCAAGACTTTATCCCCGCATATTACGAAGATACAGACTTATGTTTTGCCCTCCGAGAATTGGGTTATCAAGTTCTCTATCAACCCCAATCTAACGTCATTCACTACGAAGGAATCACCTCGGGAACAGACCTTTCCAGTGGGACAAAACAATATCAAGTTATTAATCAAACTAAGTTTCGAGAAAAATGGTCAAAGGTATTAACTAAACACCTAGATAACGATGCTAATAATGTCCCCAAAGCTGCCCGACGTTTACAAGGAAAACCGACAATTTTAGTCATCGATTCCTACGTTCCACTATACGATCGAGAATCCGGCTGTGTGCGTTTATTAAATATTCTTAAGCTACTGCTCAATTTAGGCTATTCAGTGATTTTCTTTCCCGATAATGGCTATCCTGAACAACCCTATACTTCTGTACTGCAACAGATGGGAATTGAAGTTATTTATGGCACAGCGCAAAGATATAATCTAGAAGAAAAATTAATCAAATATTTACCCCTGATAGATGGAGTTTGGTTGTGTCGTCCCGAATTGTGCGATAAGTATATGGATTTAATTCGCTTAAAAACAAAAGTGCCAATTATTTATGATACAATTGACCTACATTTTCTACGTTTAAAACGACAAAAAGACTATCTCGATCCCAGTTACCAAAATACTAGCTGGAGTTGGGAAACCTATCAGAAATTAGAGTTAAACTATGCTAACCAAGCAGAAGCAACCGTGGTAGTAACCGAAGACGAAAAACAGGTTTTATCCTCTTTGGGAGTGAAAAATGTTTGGGTAATCCCCAATATCCATGAAGAAATTTCCCTGTCAGAAAAAGTTGCCTTTGACCAGCGATCGGGTTTAGTATTTATTGGTAGCTATAATCACCCTCCTAATATTGATGCAGTTAAGTGGTTATGTTTAGAAATTATGCCCTTAGTTTGGGCATCCCGTCCTGATATTACCGTTAATTTATTGGGAAGTAACCTCAAGGATGAAGTGAAGGAATTAGCCAGTGATAAAGTGATTGTTACTGGTTATGTTCCCGAAGTAGAACCCTATTTTCAAAAGAGTCGTATTTTTGTTGCTCCCCTGCGATTTGGTGCGGGAATGAAGGGTAAAATTGGTCAAAGTCTTTCCCTAGGATTACCCACTATTACCACAAAAATTGGGGCCGAAGGTATGGGATTAATCGACCATCAGGATGTTTTAATTGCCGATACTGCCGAGGAATTTGCCCGCGCAGTGATCGAACTCTATGATAATATGCAATTGTGGCAAAAACTCGCTGATAATTCCCTAGAAACTATTAAGAGATACCAACCCGCTACCGTGCAAACTAACCTACAAGTTTTGTTATCGAATCTAGGAATTGTTGCTAAGGATAGTTAA